A stretch of the Myripristis murdjan chromosome 24, fMyrMur1.1, whole genome shotgun sequence genome encodes the following:
- the LOC115355870 gene encoding trace amine-associated receptor 1-like: MTNTGKDIHLCYESDNVSCKMAIIPSTIRVLLYVFLGSISVLTLCGNLLVIIAIIYFKQLHTPTNYLILSLAMSDLLVGALVLPLVIVFSVSSCWYLGDFICKIRHSFDVSLTTSSILNLCFISIDRYVAVCHPLRYKSKINARASAIMILLSWGVSALVGIGITAVGRNEEKCEQLCFSFHIPVSGIIGCVLSFYLPAVIMLSTYFKIFLVAQKQAHSIQNSNCQSVKSGASVSKMERKATKTLAIVMGAFLICWTPFFTGVTINPLINYSIPITAIETFALLGSSNSVLNPFIYAFFYSWFRVAFRMIISGKIFQGNFANSKLL; the protein is encoded by the coding sequence ATGACGAATACTGGAAAGGACATACATCTGTGTTACGAATCAGACAATGTATCCTGCAAAATGGCAATTATCCCCTCAACAATACGTGTATTATTGTATGTTTTCCTTGGCTCAATATCTGTTCTGACACTGTGTGGAAACCTTCTTGTAATCATTGCCATCATTTACTTCAAACAGCTCCACACTCCAACTAACTACctgattctctctctggccaTGTCTGACCTCCTTGTTGGGGCTTTAGTGCTGCCATTGGtcattgtgttttctgtaaGTTCTTGTTGGTATCTTGGAGATTTCATTTGTAAGATACGGCACAGCTTTGATGTCTCACTAACTACATCTTCTATTCTGaacttatgttttatttctattgACAGATATGTTGCAGTGTGTCATCCTCTGAggtataaaagtaaaataaatgctCGTGCCTCTGCAATAATGATTCTGTTGAGCTGGGGAGTTTCTGCCCTGGTTGGAATTGGCATTACAGCTGTGGGACGTAATGAAGAAAAATGTGAGCAACTGTGTTTCTCATTTCATATCCCGGTTTCAGGCATCATTGGATGTGTTCTCTCATTTTACCTCCCAGCAGTTATAATGCTCAGTACCTACTTTAAAATTTTCCTGGTGGCACAGAAACAGGCACACAGCATCCAGAACTCAAACTGTCAGAGTGTAAAGTCTGGAGCGTCTGTCAgtaagatggagagaaaggccACCAAAACTCTGGCTATTGTTATGGGAGCTTTTCTGATCTGTTGGACTCCTTTCTTTACTGGTGTGACCATAAACccattaattaattattcaatTCCAATAACTGCCAttgaaacatttgctttactcGGAAGCTCTAATTCAGTGCTCAATCCATTCATTTATGCCTTCTTTTACAGCTGGTTCCGAGTGGCTTTCCGAATGATCATTTCTGGTAAAATATTTCAGGGGAATTTTGCAAACTCAAAACTGCTCTGA